One genomic segment of Actinomycetota bacterium includes these proteins:
- a CDS encoding response regulator: MAGEQQKTSGRKLLIIDDSIDLLKGLRMVLSKEGYLVETLSKPAMALDVVKNFEPCLVILDVMMPEVDGWQVLRTIRSNSGTARIPVLMLTAKGASEAKITGFTLGADDYLVKPFDISELKCRVAALLRRSVVGDGQPLPECSFPVFLGSGESLLIPSEDVYFIAGAKNYTFVHTYDKKYLSRLTLSEAVAAAPAGFMRVHRSYLVNIGRIASGKWASSSLYKIGLSDAAGTQIPVSRRLVTELKTKAGMR; the protein is encoded by the coding sequence ATGGCCGGGGAGCAGCAAAAAACCAGTGGTCGCAAATTGTTGATAATTGATGACAGCATCGACCTTCTGAAGGGTCTCAGAATGGTGTTGTCCAAGGAAGGCTATCTGGTCGAAACATTAAGTAAGCCGGCGATGGCCTTGGATGTGGTAAAAAATTTCGAGCCCTGCCTGGTAATACTGGATGTAATGATGCCAGAAGTCGATGGATGGCAAGTCCTTCGCACTATCAGGAGCAACAGTGGCACAGCGCGAATTCCGGTGCTAATGCTAACGGCCAAAGGCGCATCTGAGGCAAAAATTACAGGTTTTACTCTTGGGGCCGATGACTATCTAGTCAAACCTTTCGATATATCTGAACTGAAATGTCGCGTTGCGGCTTTGTTGCGGCGTTCGGTCGTGGGCGACGGCCAGCCTCTGCCAGAGTGTTCTTTCCCCGTTTTTCTGGGCTCGGGTGAGTCCTTGCTGATTCCTTCAGAAGACGTCTACTTTATTGCCGGGGCAAAGAACTACACTTTTGTTCATACTTATGACAAGAAATATTTAAGTCGTTTGACGCTCAGTGAGGCCGTAGCCGCCGCTCCAGCGGGTTTTATGAGGGTTCATCGGTCGTATCTGGTAAATATCGGCAGGATTGCGTCTGGTAAATGGGCGTCTTCCTCACTTTACAAGATCGGTCTGTCAGATGCCGCCGGTACACAGATACCGGTTAGTCGGAGATTGGTTACTGAATTGAAGACAAAAGCTGGAATGAGGTAG
- a CDS encoding HAMP domain-containing histidine kinase, whose protein sequence is MSYCLLPVTGAVSWKVSVVNNFGNKADGKKRSLALRFVSMTILGQALFGVILGLGAGTYVVASDYRARYAYMQDVAGAMAASVLPMVMDRDIPAIQGQLETLQSLAGHGNLKGIKFSDATGQALATLGEVGLNDPSLAGTTIGERLFGPHYIEHPVAIENVHYGTIRLAFGERTFFETFGVAMIVTLLVTSSVVLVSALWFSWLTVRTVIEPIQAIQVAAEQLANGKRDITLGFNRNDEIGQLGDSIENLAQQLNKGEEKLRETAREARKAQISEARLRKKTEEMARLKSDFIAVVAHELGTPLSVVTLYSDILASSKARNVDEDTSEAIDGLAAAAPRLNSIVNDLMDAALLDRGMMRITMRPLNLTEIVKEAVRDVARTTETHDVDVHRGSFDEEITVLGDKVRIRQIMDNLLSNAIKYSPAGTTVSVRFFTDNGNAVVEVEDQGSGISHVNRSRVFEMFGRLDHSDNRDTAGLGLGLAISAKIAQAHAATLSFNSESNGRGTTFTLRIPLLNAEEMKDFRSIEVSIVKVAEEAGA, encoded by the coding sequence ATGAGTTACTGTCTTTTGCCCGTGACAGGAGCGGTTTCGTGGAAAGTGTCGGTAGTGAATAATTTCGGCAACAAGGCTGACGGCAAGAAAAGATCCCTCGCCCTCAGATTTGTGTCCATGACCATTTTGGGGCAGGCCCTTTTCGGTGTCATTCTCGGCCTGGGTGCGGGAACATACGTTGTCGCTTCAGATTATCGTGCTCGCTATGCTTACATGCAGGACGTTGCCGGAGCCATGGCGGCCAGCGTGCTACCCATGGTCATGGACAGAGACATTCCCGCAATCCAGGGACAACTTGAAACTCTGCAATCGCTCGCGGGCCATGGGAACCTAAAGGGTATTAAGTTTTCTGACGCTACGGGCCAGGCATTGGCAACATTGGGTGAAGTGGGGCTAAATGATCCTTCTTTAGCAGGCACAACAATCGGGGAAAGACTTTTTGGTCCACACTATATCGAGCATCCGGTAGCTATCGAAAATGTCCACTACGGCACAATACGACTTGCGTTTGGGGAGCGCACTTTTTTTGAGACATTCGGCGTGGCGATGATTGTTACATTACTGGTCACTTCATCAGTTGTACTGGTTTCCGCTCTCTGGTTTTCCTGGCTTACCGTGCGGACGGTGATCGAGCCGATTCAGGCGATTCAGGTGGCGGCAGAGCAATTGGCCAACGGCAAGCGTGATATCACTTTAGGATTCAATCGCAATGACGAAATCGGCCAACTGGGAGATTCGATCGAGAATCTCGCACAACAGCTGAATAAGGGCGAAGAGAAATTACGTGAAACAGCGAGAGAGGCCAGAAAAGCTCAGATAAGTGAGGCGCGGCTGCGTAAAAAAACTGAGGAAATGGCGCGGCTCAAGTCCGACTTCATAGCGGTTGTGGCTCACGAGTTAGGCACCCCTTTATCTGTGGTGACTTTGTACAGTGATATCTTGGCATCCAGTAAGGCGCGCAATGTCGATGAAGACACTTCGGAGGCCATTGATGGGCTAGCGGCGGCTGCGCCAAGGTTGAATTCGATCGTCAATGACCTGATGGATGCAGCGCTACTTGATCGTGGGATGATGCGAATTACGATGAGGCCGCTAAACCTTACAGAGATTGTGAAAGAGGCCGTAAGGGATGTCGCGCGAACCACCGAAACCCATGACGTGGACGTACATCGGGGCTCGTTTGATGAGGAAATTACCGTGTTGGGGGACAAGGTGCGAATTCGCCAGATCATGGACAACTTGCTCTCTAACGCCATCAAGTACTCACCAGCGGGAACCACCGTTTCTGTTCGCTTTTTCACTGACAATGGAAATGCGGTCGTCGAGGTGGAGGATCAGGGATCCGGAATCTCTCATGTCAACCGCTCGCGGGTTTTCGAAATGTTTGGACGTCTTGACCATAGTGATAATCGCGATACGGCAGGCTTGGGCCTTGGGCTTGCGATAAGCGCAAAAATCGCGCAAGCGCATGCAGCGACACTCAGTTTTAATTCAGAGTCAAATGGCAGAGGGACAACATTCACCCTGAGGATCCCTCTTCTCAATGCCGAGGAGATGAAAGACTTCCGCAGCATCGAAGTTTCGATCGTGAAGGTCGCCGAAGAGGCAGGGGCGTAA
- a CDS encoding PhnD/SsuA/transferrin family substrate-binding protein encodes MRAYFKNMDARRLLVFSFVTTVTMTLVFGALILNAVRDSRSSATEDLDQPGRPLTIAVVRLVGGWAAWPSHMDALQHISRSLDRPVHVKFLAPGERAEEIFSENDHVDAAFMSTFAYLIAREKYENMTHLATPIVSGHASEQAVLVVSAESPYMSVSDLQGKRLALSPPGAGGSIPGNAYARWVLYQRGLGTAEEFFGVVDERFTQDLNLRRVLNGLADATSANRSQLASWPQGSFRVIEYSHEYAMPPFVVSPKLSDAEAEKIINALMTYRSDSEDDLIGGYTRPKPEDYDFPNELLSFARDRSGFVESVGSE; translated from the coding sequence ATGCGTGCGTATTTCAAAAACATGGATGCAAGGCGTTTGCTGGTATTCTCGTTCGTGACAACGGTGACAATGACGCTAGTTTTTGGGGCGCTGATCTTGAACGCGGTAAGGGATTCGCGTTCCTCGGCGACTGAAGACTTAGACCAGCCAGGGCGACCCCTTACCATTGCTGTAGTTCGGCTTGTTGGCGGCTGGGCTGCTTGGCCATCACACATGGATGCGCTTCAACACATCAGCCGCTCCCTGGATAGGCCGGTTCATGTGAAGTTTCTGGCGCCTGGCGAGCGCGCCGAGGAAATCTTCTCAGAAAATGACCACGTAGACGCTGCGTTTATGTCGACATTTGCATATCTGATCGCCCGAGAGAAATATGAGAACATGACGCATCTTGCCACTCCGATTGTCAGCGGACACGCATCCGAGCAGGCAGTGTTGGTGGTTAGCGCGGAAAGCCCTTATATGAGCGTTTCAGATTTGCAAGGAAAGCGCCTGGCACTTTCTCCGCCCGGAGCTGGGGGCTCAATACCGGGGAACGCATATGCCAGGTGGGTGCTTTACCAAAGAGGACTCGGAACCGCGGAAGAGTTTTTTGGCGTGGTTGACGAACGCTTTACTCAGGACTTGAATCTGAGACGGGTTCTCAACGGGTTGGCCGACGCGACCTCGGCGAATCGAAGTCAATTAGCCTCCTGGCCCCAGGGCTCTTTTCGGGTGATCGAGTATTCTCATGAGTATGCGATGCCGCCATTCGTGGTTTCACCGAAACTCAGCGATGCCGAAGCAGAGAAGATTATCAATGCGCTCATGACTTATCGTTCGGACAGCGAGGATGATCTCATCGGCGGATACACCAGGCCAAAGCCCGAGGATTATGATTTTCCGAATGAGTTACTGTCTTTTGCCCGTGACAGGAGCGGTTTCGTGGAAAGTGTCGGTAGTGAATAA
- a CDS encoding YIP1 family protein produces the protein MKALFNILLALFRPATAIDRAGTSMKWLWLPIVGILLVSAVAKASIGAPLEIEEAFSQFDAVQLEQGVTQVEDEGTVVEALPPEEGTITEGELALDGGMMAIGHVAAVVFGSLGALFGVLYVATFFFLAAKVWANQVGYTVMLTVASLSLVPHAIRNFIQAAYMQLTGDFLAHPGLGALVAPATPLDPPGVAYALLAQIDIWVIWGLVILAAALFSKTIDFQKKQVIAAMVTFIAITGIFGAVPSLVAGALLGGM, from the coding sequence ATGAAGGCCTTGTTCAACATTTTGCTTGCACTGTTCCGTCCGGCGACAGCGATTGACAGGGCTGGAACCTCCATGAAATGGCTTTGGTTGCCCATAGTGGGGATTTTATTGGTATCGGCTGTAGCTAAAGCCTCGATCGGAGCTCCTCTCGAGATCGAAGAGGCCTTTAGTCAGTTCGATGCTGTGCAACTCGAGCAGGGGGTGACGCAAGTTGAAGATGAGGGCACCGTCGTCGAGGCCTTACCACCGGAAGAGGGGACGATTACTGAAGGTGAACTGGCTCTGGACGGCGGCATGATGGCTATCGGGCACGTGGCGGCAGTAGTCTTTGGCAGCCTGGGCGCGCTTTTTGGGGTACTGTATGTCGCGACTTTTTTCTTTCTAGCCGCCAAGGTTTGGGCCAACCAGGTCGGATATACGGTTATGCTTACCGTCGCCTCGCTGTCGCTGGTGCCTCATGCGATCAGGAATTTCATTCAGGCGGCGTATATGCAGTTAACGGGTGATTTTCTTGCGCATCCAGGCCTTGGTGCACTCGTGGCTCCAGCGACACCTTTGGATCCGCCCGGTGTCGCCTACGCTTTGTTGGCGCAGATTGATATCTGGGTCATCTGGGGACTTGTCATTTTGGCGGCCGCGCTTTTCTCCAAGACGATCGATTTTCAGAAAAAGCAGGTGATCGCCGCGATGGTAACGTTCATCGCGATCACTGGTATCTTCGGGGCGGTTCCTTCACTGGTGGCGGGGGCTCTTCTCGGCGGAATGTGA
- a CDS encoding ABC transporter permease: protein MDDLRAKDQIVLTISNLKRMRLRLALTVTGVVIGTSSIVLMMAVGIGLQRNVTEELGAMGAATHINVFAGFMPGMADPKSIDSRSVAEIEAIENVDVVMPQVAPVTVTGIEYKRSTAFFSMQGVEIDAFEQLGFAVEHGRLPRSEGEVVVGAMVPRDAFFVDGEIQRYEPADLLGARLDLTYTDFPVEGIEMDAETIQEPQEHTRRMTVVGVLASADMQTDRSAFITLDAALELNGTATRRPVYDSLIVQADSPVDVADIEAELREMGYEPFSARTMQQGINSMFLIIQGVLGALGAIAMIVAALGITNTMTMSIYERTKEIGIMKAVGASNRQIKRVFLGEASIIGVLGGVIGLAFSVSTAALGNLFVQDYIAMQMAMQPAGAAADGETQMAFFHIPLWLAVFAVVFSASVGLLAGMFPAVRAANLDPLNALRHE, encoded by the coding sequence GTGGATGATTTGCGCGCTAAGGACCAGATAGTTCTGACCATCTCCAATCTCAAGCGAATGAGGTTGCGGCTTGCGCTCACTGTGACAGGAGTTGTTATCGGCACGTCTTCGATAGTGCTGATGATGGCGGTCGGGATAGGACTTCAGCGAAACGTCACCGAGGAGCTAGGCGCGATGGGGGCAGCGACACACATCAACGTGTTCGCCGGGTTCATGCCGGGCATGGCGGATCCGAAGTCGATAGACTCACGATCTGTCGCGGAGATAGAGGCTATCGAAAACGTGGATGTGGTTATGCCTCAGGTAGCGCCTGTTACCGTGACAGGGATTGAGTATAAAAGGAGCACTGCGTTTTTTTCGATGCAAGGCGTGGAGATAGACGCCTTCGAGCAGCTGGGATTTGCGGTCGAGCACGGCCGCCTCCCTAGAAGTGAGGGCGAAGTAGTAGTAGGGGCGATGGTTCCGCGTGATGCTTTCTTTGTAGATGGGGAGATCCAGCGCTATGAGCCTGCCGACTTACTTGGCGCTCGCCTGGACCTGACTTATACGGATTTTCCCGTTGAAGGCATCGAAATGGACGCCGAAACCATTCAGGAGCCGCAGGAGCACACCCGCAGGATGACAGTCGTAGGAGTTTTGGCGTCGGCGGATATGCAAACTGACAGGTCGGCGTTTATCACTTTGGATGCGGCCTTGGAACTTAACGGGACAGCCACGAGAAGGCCGGTGTATGACAGCTTGATCGTCCAGGCCGATTCACCAGTGGATGTGGCCGATATAGAGGCCGAACTTAGAGAGATGGGGTACGAGCCTTTTTCGGCGCGCACGATGCAGCAGGGCATAAATAGCATGTTTCTGATTATCCAGGGGGTGCTCGGCGCCCTTGGTGCGATTGCCATGATTGTTGCGGCGCTCGGAATCACCAACACCATGACGATGTCGATCTATGAGCGAACAAAAGAGATAGGCATCATGAAGGCGGTTGGGGCATCCAACCGGCAGATAAAGCGCGTGTTTTTGGGTGAAGCGTCAATCATCGGGGTTTTAGGTGGCGTCATCGGTCTTGCGTTTTCGGTATCCACAGCGGCCCTTGGGAATCTTTTCGTGCAAGACTACATCGCGATGCAGATGGCGATGCAGCCGGCGGGCGCGGCGGCGGACGGCGAGACGCAGATGGCATTTTTTCATATCCCTTTATGGCTAGCCGTGTTTGCGGTGGTTTTTTCGGCCTCCGTCGGTTTGCTGGCAGGGATGTTTCCGGCTGTTCGCGCAGCCAATCTTGATCCGCTGAACGCGCTTCGGCACGAATGA
- a CDS encoding ABC transporter ATP-binding protein, whose protein sequence is MLTGVVEVTGLTKHYVMGGEPLEVLQGIDLTIERGEIVCVMGPSGSGKSTLLNIIGGLDRPTAGTVFASGEDLAQMNDERLAGYRRREVGFVFQSFNLIASMTARSNVELPLVFAGLTSEERRKRAFRALESTGLGHRLDHKPTELSGGEQQRVAIARAVVNEPTVILADEPTGNLDTATGQEILDLILQMNKDGRTFLISTHDSRVAETLADRIVHILDGKIESIEKGGGS, encoded by the coding sequence ATGTTGACTGGCGTAGTAGAGGTTACAGGTCTTACCAAGCACTACGTAATGGGCGGAGAGCCGCTCGAGGTATTGCAGGGAATAGATCTCACGATTGAGCGCGGAGAGATTGTTTGCGTGATGGGCCCGTCCGGTTCCGGGAAGTCGACGCTGCTCAACATCATCGGCGGACTTGATCGTCCAACAGCTGGCACCGTGTTCGCCAGTGGAGAAGATCTTGCCCAAATGAACGATGAGCGGCTAGCTGGATATCGGCGTCGCGAGGTCGGGTTTGTCTTTCAGTCGTTCAACCTCATCGCGAGCATGACCGCGAGAAGCAATGTCGAACTGCCACTGGTCTTTGCTGGCCTGACCAGCGAAGAGCGCAGGAAGCGGGCTTTCCGGGCCCTGGAATCGACAGGACTTGGACACCGCCTTGACCATAAGCCGACAGAATTGTCAGGTGGAGAGCAGCAAAGAGTCGCCATAGCTCGGGCGGTGGTCAACGAACCGACTGTAATTCTCGCTGACGAACCGACCGGAAATCTCGATACTGCTACCGGACAGGAAATTCTGGATTTGATTTTGCAGATGAATAAAGACGGAAGGACGTTTCTTATCTCTACTCATGACAGCAGGGTCGCTGAAACTCTGGCTGACAGGATTGTTCACATCCTTGACGGGAAAATCGAAAGCATCGAAAAAGGAGGAGGCTCGTGA
- a CDS encoding helix-turn-helix domain-containing protein produces the protein MPENPCGYRHLTYDDRLEIERTLGADESVSSIARSLGRSVSSITREVVRNRREEGYLLGHDRPGDQVPLPAAQALSAPPERFFVPEGRTHTDFLALTDDERLSAVEIDCVEGVCRGGIQCAPVPAWERVCHRLLRRIVPEKTSIDNLTNRDAAIIASHVNSTPRASLGGASPVANTATKD, from the coding sequence ATGCCGGAGAATCCCTGTGGCTATCGCCACCTCACCTACGACGACCGCTTGGAGATCGAGCGGACGCTTGGTGCCGACGAGTCCGTGAGCTCGATCGCCAGAAGTCTTGGCCGAAGCGTCTCGAGCATCACGCGCGAGGTCGTTCGCAACCGCAGAGAGGAAGGGTACCTTCTTGGCCATGATCGACCTGGTGACCAAGTGCCGCTACCGGCCGCGCAAGCGTTAAGCGCCCCACCGGAGCGCTTCTTCGTCCCGGAGGGGCGCACCCACACCGACTTCCTCGCTCTTACCGACGACGAGCGGCTCTCGGCTGTCGAGATCGACTGCGTGGAGGGCGTGTGTCGAGGAGGTATTCAATGCGCTCCAGTCCCTGCTTGGGAACGGGTTTGCCACCGCCTGCTTCGCCGCATCGTCCCCGAGAAGACCTCGATCGACAATCTGACGAACCGCGACGCCGCGATCATCGCAAGCCATGTGAACTCGACGCCACGGGCCTCCCTCGGCGGAGCCTCACCGGTGGCGAACACCGCCACTAAAGATTAA
- a CDS encoding TIGR00730 family Rossman fold protein, which yields MVTEAKDPPGNSDDGESDYKGPERRKETTGKPSLLRQAAGAEIDFLAGHRRYSDNLESAVRIFLEFLRGVEFMPFGERVVTVFGSARFAEGHPYYDLARAVGGALAGAGYSVMTGGGPGVMEGANRGAREAGGRSYGVNIHLPHEQKPNPYIDECIEFEHFFVRKVMLVKYSCAFVVLPGGFGTLDEIFETLTLMQTGKIRHFPIVAMDRRFWSPMIDVLKSKLCSEGTVDPADLDLLCVTDSLEEMLEIIAKNPHGCGDHDGLGAS from the coding sequence ATGGTGACCGAAGCCAAAGACCCGCCAGGAAACTCAGACGACGGTGAGAGCGACTACAAAGGGCCCGAGCGCCGAAAAGAGACCACCGGCAAGCCGTCACTGCTCCGGCAGGCGGCCGGCGCGGAGATCGACTTTCTAGCCGGGCATCGCCGTTATTCCGACAACCTGGAAAGTGCGGTCAGGATATTCCTGGAGTTTCTGCGAGGGGTCGAGTTCATGCCCTTCGGCGAAAGGGTTGTCACCGTCTTCGGTTCGGCGCGATTCGCCGAGGGACACCCATACTACGACCTCGCGCGCGCGGTTGGCGGCGCGCTTGCCGGGGCGGGCTACTCGGTGATGACCGGTGGCGGACCGGGAGTGATGGAGGGCGCCAATCGGGGTGCCCGCGAGGCAGGCGGGCGCTCCTATGGGGTGAACATCCATCTGCCGCATGAGCAAAAACCCAATCCGTATATCGACGAGTGTATCGAGTTCGAGCACTTCTTCGTTCGCAAGGTGATGCTCGTAAAATATTCGTGCGCATTCGTGGTGCTGCCGGGTGGCTTCGGCACCTTGGACGAGATATTCGAGACTCTGACGCTGATGCAAACTGGCAAGATTCGCCATTTTCCGATCGTCGCGATGGATCGTCGCTTTTGGTCGCCGATGATAGATGTGCTCAAGAGCAAGCTTTGCTCGGAAGGTACAGTCGACCCGGCGGATCTCGATTTGCTTTGTGTGACCGACTCGCTTGAAGAAATGCTGGAGATCATAGCGAAGAATCCGCATGGGTGCGGCGATCATGACGGCTTGGGGGCTTCGTGA
- a CDS encoding aldolase has protein sequence MYEQFRDIGRDIYLSHLISSHGGNMSVRLGDRVLITRRGSMLGRLTPRDIIETALDGDDSETALASTEIVVHRAIYKRTNGLAIVHTHSPHTILRSMLADEIIPVDSEASYLLHKVPVYSLARTAGSSEVADTVSAALKEYKCVCLRGHGPFAIGTVLEEAFQWVSSLEMACKILNLRDSLGADLIEYREHGEDYERW, from the coding sequence ATGTACGAGCAGTTTCGGGACATCGGGCGCGACATATATCTGAGCCACCTGATCTCCAGCCACGGCGGCAACATGAGCGTTCGCCTTGGCGACAGGGTGCTCATCACCCGCAGGGGATCGATGCTGGGCCGGCTGACTCCAAGGGACATCATCGAGACCGCGCTTGACGGCGATGACTCTGAAACGGCGCTTGCCTCCACCGAGATCGTCGTTCACAGGGCGATCTACAAGCGCACCAACGGGCTGGCGATAGTTCACACCCACTCCCCCCACACTATCCTGCGCTCCATGCTCGCCGACGAGATCATTCCTGTCGATTCCGAGGCGAGCTATCTGTTGCACAAAGTGCCCGTCTACTCGCTGGCACGAACAGCTGGATCTTCCGAGGTGGCCGATACGGTTTCCGCCGCGCTGAAGGAGTACAAGTGCGTCTGCTTGCGCGGCCATGGTCCTTTTGCCATAGGAACCGTGCTCGAAGAGGCTTTTCAGTGGGTGAGCTCCCTTGAGATGGCGTGCAAGATACTCAATCTGCGCGACTCGCTCGGGGCTGATCTGATTGAATATCGCGAACACGGAGAGGACTATGAGAGATGGTGA